One window of the Shewanella litorisediminis genome contains the following:
- a CDS encoding copper chaperone PCu(A)C, with amino-acid sequence MECMTLKSIFKHMFNFGLVGLLSMPAMAEIIVKDGFVRAMPPSAPNTAAYFTLENHGPATELVAVETDIAKEAQLHTLLTENDIVKMRQVEGFDLPSHGTLVLGEQGDHVMLLGLASPLAEGNLVTLLLKFKDGQTLEIKLPVAKAGNAQADEHHHHHH; translated from the coding sequence ATGGAGTGTATGACATTGAAATCGATATTCAAACACATGTTTAATTTCGGCCTGGTTGGTCTGCTGTCCATGCCTGCCATGGCAGAGATTATAGTAAAGGATGGTTTTGTGCGTGCCATGCCACCCTCTGCCCCCAACACTGCAGCGTATTTCACCCTCGAGAATCATGGCCCTGCCACCGAATTGGTTGCCGTTGAAACCGACATCGCCAAAGAAGCACAGCTTCATACCCTGCTGACAGAAAATGACATCGTTAAAATGCGCCAGGTTGAAGGTTTTGACCTGCCATCCCATGGCACTCTGGTGCTGGGTGAGCAGGGAGACCATGTCATGCTGCTTGGCCTTGCATCGCCGCTCGCCGAAGGAAACCTCGTGACGCTGCTGCTTAAATTCAAGGATGGTCAGACGCTTGAGATCAAACTGCCGGTTGCCAAGGCCGGGAATGCTCAGGCAGATGAGCATCATCACCATCATCATTAA
- the dusA gene encoding tRNA dihydrouridine(20/20a) synthase DusA, which yields MPSPLNRTFSVAPMLDWTDRHYRYFARLMSKEALLYTEMVTTGAILHGKGDYLAYNQEEHPLALQLGGSDPKDLATCARLAEARGYDEVNINVGCPSDRVQNGRFGACLMAEPKLVAECVDAMRQQVSIPVTVKTRIGIDEQDSYGFLTDFIDTVSAAGCDTFIIHARKAWLQGLSPKENREIPPLDYERVYQLKRDYPQLSISINGGVTSIEQAKSHLAQLDGVMVGREAYQNPYILASVDTELCQKPALVGSREEVIGKLLPYIGKHLAEGGRLNHISRHIIGLYQGLPGSRAWRRYLSENAHKPGAGIEVIENAIKAMELTTS from the coding sequence ATGCCATCGCCACTCAACCGCACCTTCTCTGTCGCCCCCATGCTGGATTGGACCGACAGACATTACCGCTATTTTGCACGTCTGATGTCCAAAGAGGCGCTGCTTTATACCGAAATGGTGACGACAGGCGCAATTCTCCATGGCAAAGGCGATTATCTGGCTTACAACCAAGAGGAACACCCGCTGGCCTTGCAGTTGGGTGGCTCAGATCCCAAGGATCTGGCGACCTGTGCCAGGCTTGCTGAGGCCCGTGGCTATGATGAAGTCAATATCAACGTGGGTTGTCCGTCAGACCGGGTGCAAAATGGTCGCTTTGGTGCCTGTTTGATGGCCGAGCCTAAGTTGGTTGCTGAGTGTGTTGACGCTATGCGTCAACAGGTGTCCATCCCGGTGACTGTAAAGACCCGTATCGGCATCGACGAACAGGACTCTTATGGTTTTCTCACCGACTTTATCGATACCGTCTCAGCGGCTGGCTGCGATACCTTTATTATTCATGCCCGCAAGGCTTGGTTGCAGGGCTTAAGCCCGAAAGAGAACCGTGAGATTCCGCCCCTGGATTATGAGCGGGTGTATCAACTGAAACGGGATTACCCCCAGCTATCCATCAGCATCAATGGTGGCGTGACCAGTATAGAGCAGGCTAAATCGCATTTGGCGCAGCTTGATGGGGTCATGGTGGGGCGTGAGGCCTATCAGAATCCCTACATATTGGCGTCGGTGGACACAGAGCTGTGCCAAAAGCCTGCCCTGGTGGGAAGTCGTGAGGAGGTTATCGGGAAGTTGCTTCCTTATATCGGGAAACACCTTGCCGAAGGTGGACGCCTGAATCATATCAGCCGCCACATCATAGGCTTGTACCAAGGCTTGCCGGGTTCCCGCGCCTGGCGGCGATACCTGAGTGAAAATGCCCATAAGCCGGGAGCAGGTATCGAAGTGATTGAAAATGCAATAAAAGCAATGGAGCTTACAACCAGCTAA
- a CDS encoding DUF2333 family protein: MQVTWKKVAGVAAVVVVIMYGVSVWWSVEPDVLEPEVLNAENGQQVVGYATTSSLINTVETLLNKQGGWLSNDTTPPSVFMDNMPAFEFGALEQVRDLALVMRKEFSRSQSQSTADNDLLEAHSKLNIDHTSWLVPSAESEYSDAVKLLKLYRARIADTSNRDAQFYARADNLNEWLKEVQKRLGSMSQRLSASVGQERLNTDLAGDNSARQSTPNLAAQQIKTSWWQIDDVFYETRGSCWALLNFMKAVEVDFSDVLKKKNAEVSLKQIIRELESTQQTVWSPLVLNGSGFGYVANHSLVMANYVSRANAALIDLTNLLSQG, translated from the coding sequence ATGCAAGTGACATGGAAAAAGGTCGCTGGCGTAGCGGCCGTTGTGGTCGTCATCATGTATGGCGTCAGTGTCTGGTGGAGTGTCGAACCTGATGTGCTCGAGCCGGAAGTGCTCAATGCTGAAAACGGCCAGCAGGTGGTAGGTTATGCCACCACCTCCTCACTCATAAATACCGTTGAAACGCTTCTGAATAAACAAGGCGGTTGGCTATCCAACGACACCACGCCACCGTCGGTGTTTATGGACAATATGCCGGCGTTTGAGTTTGGCGCCCTGGAGCAGGTGCGCGATTTGGCGCTGGTGATGCGCAAAGAGTTCAGTCGCTCCCAGTCACAATCGACCGCCGATAATGACTTGCTGGAGGCGCACTCCAAGCTCAATATCGATCACACCTCCTGGCTGGTTCCCAGCGCGGAAAGTGAATACAGCGACGCGGTCAAACTGCTGAAACTCTACCGTGCCCGCATTGCCGATACCAGTAACAGGGATGCGCAGTTCTATGCCCGCGCCGATAACCTCAACGAATGGCTTAAAGAGGTGCAAAAACGCCTTGGCAGCATGTCACAGAGGCTCTCTGCCAGTGTTGGCCAGGAAAGGCTTAATACGGATTTGGCCGGGGATAATTCGGCGCGTCAATCCACGCCCAATTTAGCCGCGCAGCAAATCAAAACCAGCTGGTGGCAAATTGATGATGTGTTCTATGAGACCCGCGGTTCTTGCTGGGCCTTACTCAACTTCATGAAAGCCGTCGAGGTCGATTTTTCCGATGTGCTCAAGAAGAAAAATGCCGAAGTCAGTTTAAAGCAGATCATTCGCGAGCTGGAATCCACCCAGCAGACCGTATGGAGCCCGCTGGTCCTCAATGGTTCAGGCTTTGGCTATGTGGCTAACCATTCACTGGTTATGGCCAATTACGTCTCCCGCGCCAATGCGGCGCTCATTGATTTAACCAATTTGCTTTCACAGGGTTAA
- the alr gene encoding alanine racemase produces the protein MKPFPRAEISSRALKANLKRLRQIAPGSKVMAVVKANGYGHGLLNVAQVLTDAHSDADGFGLARLEEALEVRAGGVSARLLLLEGFFRSEDLPLLVEHDIDTVVHHVSQLDMLESVSLSKPVTVWLKIDSGMHRLGFHASEFEGVYRRLQQNPNVAKPVHLMTHFSCADEPKKEFTATQMAHFNALTQGLPGDRTLANSAGVLYWPQSQADWIRPGIALYGVSPVAGDLGSNHGLEPAMELVSQLIAVREHSAGESVGYGAYWTASRDTRLGVVAIGYGDGYPRNAPEGTPVLVNGRRVPIVGRVSMDMLTVDLGPDATDKVGDRALLWGKDLPVEEVAERIGTIAYELVTKLTPRVAVCLD, from the coding sequence TTGAAACCTTTTCCCCGCGCAGAAATCAGCAGTCGCGCGCTGAAGGCCAACCTTAAACGGCTGCGTCAAATTGCCCCGGGCAGCAAGGTCATGGCCGTGGTGAAAGCCAACGGTTATGGCCATGGGCTGCTCAATGTGGCCCAAGTGCTAACCGATGCCCATTCAGATGCAGATGGCTTCGGGCTGGCAAGGCTTGAGGAAGCTCTGGAAGTCAGAGCCGGAGGTGTATCGGCCAGGCTTTTGTTGCTGGAAGGCTTTTTCCGCAGCGAAGATTTGCCCCTGTTGGTGGAGCATGACATAGACACGGTCGTTCACCATGTCTCCCAGCTGGACATGCTGGAATCAGTCAGTCTGTCCAAGCCGGTCACCGTGTGGCTCAAAATTGATTCAGGTATGCATCGACTGGGGTTTCATGCCAGTGAGTTTGAGGGTGTCTACCGGAGACTGCAGCAAAACCCCAATGTGGCCAAACCCGTGCATCTGATGACCCATTTCAGCTGCGCCGATGAGCCAAAAAAGGAGTTTACGGCAACACAAATGGCGCATTTTAACGCCCTGACCCAGGGATTGCCCGGTGACAGAACCCTGGCTAACTCAGCGGGGGTGCTTTACTGGCCACAAAGCCAGGCCGATTGGATTCGTCCGGGCATTGCGCTTTACGGCGTATCACCGGTGGCGGGCGACCTGGGCAGTAACCACGGACTTGAACCGGCAATGGAGTTGGTCTCGCAATTGATTGCGGTGCGGGAGCACAGCGCAGGGGAGAGTGTGGGCTATGGCGCATACTGGACTGCCAGTCGCGACACGCGCCTCGGGGTAGTGGCTATAGGTTATGGTGACGGTTATCCCCGTAATGCCCCGGAAGGTACGCCTGTGCTTGTTAATGGCCGTCGGGTGCCCATCGTTGGCCGTGTATCCATGGATATGCTGACGGTGGATTTGGGCCCGGATGCCACTGATAAAGTCGGTGACCGAGCGCTGTTATGGGGCAAGGACCTGCCCGTGGAAGAAGTGGCTGAGCGAATTGGCACCATTGCCTATGAGCTGGTGACCAAGCTTACACCCAGAGTGGCGGTTTGCCTCGATTAA
- a CDS encoding enoyl-CoA hydratase — MSKILVKDLDGVRVISFNRPEKRNALDLDMYSQLTEYLMQGESDNDIRAFLLTGEANCFTSGNDVADFLQNSELGPNHPAVRFLYCLLELKKPVVAAVSGSAVGIGTTLLLHCDLVYADNSAKFQLPFVNLALVPEAGASILLPELVGYQKAAELLLLGEPFDAETALSFRLINALCPRDALQQTALDKARKLASQPPQALQQTRQLMRPHKHRVQHQMHLELEAFGERLRSDEAKARFQAFLTKA; from the coding sequence ATGAGTAAAATACTCGTCAAGGATCTGGATGGCGTGCGGGTCATCAGTTTTAACCGCCCGGAAAAACGCAATGCTTTAGACCTTGATATGTACAGCCAGCTCACAGAATACCTTATGCAAGGTGAGAGCGACAATGACATTCGAGCCTTCTTGCTGACCGGTGAAGCCAATTGTTTCACATCGGGGAATGATGTTGCTGACTTTTTACAAAACAGTGAATTAGGTCCAAATCATCCTGCCGTACGCTTCCTGTATTGCTTGCTGGAGCTCAAAAAACCTGTGGTGGCGGCGGTGAGCGGCAGCGCCGTTGGCATAGGCACCACGTTGCTGCTTCACTGCGATCTGGTTTATGCCGATAACAGCGCAAAATTCCAGCTGCCCTTCGTCAATTTGGCATTGGTGCCCGAGGCAGGCGCAAGTATCTTACTGCCCGAGTTGGTTGGCTATCAAAAGGCTGCTGAACTCTTACTGCTCGGGGAACCCTTCGACGCCGAGACGGCATTGTCATTCAGGCTCATCAATGCACTGTGTCCAAGAGACGCTTTACAGCAAACGGCACTGGATAAGGCCCGCAAACTGGCGAGCCAGCCCCCGCAGGCACTGCAACAAACCCGGCAGCTGATGCGTCCACACAAACACAGGGTGCAGCACCAGATGCATCTGGAATTGGAAGCCTTTGGGGAAAGATTAAGAAGCGATGAGGCCAAGGCCCGCTTTCAGGCATTTCTCACCAAGGCCTGA
- a CDS encoding PspC domain-containing protein has protein sequence MGIEMRLKNPRRLVCGVAAQMATKFGWSCMWTRVAWMVSTLINPAITLLIYFALALVMDKWEA, from the coding sequence ATGGGTATTGAAATGCGCCTTAAAAACCCCCGTCGTCTGGTGTGCGGTGTCGCCGCCCAAATGGCAACCAAGTTTGGCTGGTCCTGCATGTGGACGCGGGTTGCCTGGATGGTGTCGACACTCATCAATCCGGCCATCACCTTGTTGATTTACTTCGCGCTGGCACTGGTGATGGATAAGTGGGAGGCTTGA
- the dnaB gene encoding replicative DNA helicase — protein sequence MSQEAAFKPKGKFKDAQVEAIKMPPHSIEAEQSVLGGLMLDAEAWDKVAEAVVREDFYSRSHRLIFSAMQKLVEQGQPLDLITVSEQLELNNELDDAGGFAYLGEIAKNTPSAGNILSYAEIVRERAVVREMIRVAHEIADAGYNPEGRDSSALLDLAETKVFKIAEQRANANEGPEDIKAILEKTVDKIEQLYNNPHNGVTGVSSGFSDLDRMTAGFQSGDLVIVAARPSMGKTTFAMNLCEYAAMNEDKPVLIFSLEMPSEQIMMRMLASLGRVDQTKVRTGQLDDEDWARVSSTMGLMLEQGKMYIDDSSGLTPTEVRSRARRVAREWGGLSMIMVDYLQLMQVPALADNRTLEIAEISRSLKALAKELEIPVIALSQLNRSLEQRADKRPVNSDLRESGSIEQDADLIMFIYRDEVYNNDSQDKGTAEIIIGKQRNGPIGRVRLTFQGQFSRFDNYAGPQFEED from the coding sequence ATGTCACAGGAAGCCGCCTTTAAGCCAAAGGGCAAGTTCAAAGATGCCCAGGTTGAAGCCATCAAAATGCCGCCGCATTCCATCGAGGCCGAGCAGTCGGTGCTTGGCGGCCTGATGTTGGATGCCGAGGCCTGGGACAAAGTGGCAGAAGCCGTGGTTCGCGAAGACTTTTATTCCCGCTCCCACCGATTGATTTTTTCTGCCATGCAAAAGCTGGTGGAGCAGGGTCAGCCCCTGGATTTGATTACTGTGTCGGAACAGCTCGAACTGAATAACGAGCTGGACGATGCCGGTGGTTTTGCCTATCTGGGTGAGATTGCCAAAAACACCCCCAGCGCCGGCAACATATTGTCGTACGCAGAAATCGTGCGTGAGCGCGCCGTGGTGCGGGAAATGATTCGGGTCGCCCATGAGATTGCCGACGCGGGATACAACCCCGAAGGTCGTGACTCCAGTGCCTTGCTGGATTTGGCGGAAACCAAGGTGTTCAAGATTGCTGAGCAGCGGGCCAATGCCAACGAGGGGCCTGAAGACATCAAGGCTATCCTGGAAAAAACCGTCGATAAAATCGAGCAGCTTTATAACAACCCCCACAATGGTGTGACGGGGGTATCCAGCGGCTTTTCGGATCTCGACCGGATGACGGCGGGTTTCCAAAGCGGCGACCTGGTGATTGTGGCGGCGCGTCCGTCTATGGGTAAAACCACCTTCGCCATGAACCTCTGTGAATACGCCGCCATGAACGAAGACAAGCCGGTGCTGATTTTCAGTCTCGAAATGCCCTCGGAACAGATCATGATGCGTATGCTCGCGTCCCTTGGCCGAGTTGACCAGACCAAGGTACGTACCGGCCAGCTGGATGACGAGGATTGGGCGCGGGTGTCTTCCACCATGGGGCTGATGCTCGAGCAGGGCAAGATGTATATCGATGACAGCTCGGGCCTGACGCCAACCGAAGTGCGCAGCCGCGCCAGAAGGGTGGCACGGGAGTGGGGTGGCCTGTCGATGATCATGGTGGACTACCTGCAGTTGATGCAGGTACCGGCGCTGGCAGATAACCGTACCCTGGAAATCGCCGAAATTTCCCGCTCACTCAAGGCGCTGGCCAAAGAGCTGGAAATCCCTGTGATTGCCCTGTCGCAGCTTAACCGCTCGCTGGAACAAAGGGCCGATAAGCGCCCGGTAAACTCGGATCTTCGTGAATCCGGCTCTATCGAGCAGGATGCGGACCTTATCATGTTTATCTACCGGGACGAGGTATACAATAACGACTCCCAGGACAAGGGCACGGCCGAAATCATTATTGGTAAACAACGTAACGGCCCCATTGGCCGGGTGCGCCTGACCTTCCAGGGGCAATTCTCCCGCTTTGACAACTATGCCGGCCCTCAGTTTGAAGAAGACTGA
- a CDS encoding S46 family peptidase produces the protein MRNLVAAALVLSSGLALADEGQWQPYQMPSIADKLKARGIDIPAEQLADLSRYPMNAVVGLGYCTASFVSPQGLAVTNHHCAFRAIQYNSSKEKNYLADGFLATSMDKEPSAGPNERLYVTEAVTDVSAQIRDALPEEPLARVEAIENRQKALIKECESDDNYRCSVRSFHNGLEYYLIKQLMIRDVRLVYAPPESVGGYGGDIDNYEYPRHSGDFTFLRAYVGKDGKPAPYAEDNVPYQPKSFLKINASGVKAGDGVFAAGYPGSTSRYRLTTELEFASDWLYPTQAKRFQARIDTIEAMGAADAELAIKYAGTVAGMANRMKKLNGLLDGFKATDIAAIKQQREDAFMTWYASHGDTKQMDELKALIKEGQTQYQTTYYFNNAQSSDLLAAANSLYRLAKEKQKADADREQGYQERDMKMFADRLKRIDSSFDVKVDKVLWQADIEEYLGQDQRVDVLDRMLTVKEGQDLSSTLDGLYAATGLTDQATRLGWMDKTPADFEASNDPFIKLAVALYDTRMAQEKAEKTLDGKLSIARPAMMQAVIAYNKDKGWPVYPDANGTLRITYGMVDGYQSRDALYKQPFTRLEGIVAKHTGVEPFNAPQKVLDAIKRGDMGKHKVDDLYPDARSFMCKLFSCQDKPEAFNSVPVNFLSSVDTTGGNSGSPVFNGRGELVGLNFDSTYEAITKDWFFNPEITRAVHVDIRYILWMMDKVDNAQNLLQELTLVTN, from the coding sequence ATGCGCAACCTAGTGGCAGCGGCTCTGGTGCTCTCATCAGGGCTGGCACTCGCCGACGAAGGCCAGTGGCAACCTTATCAAATGCCTTCCATCGCAGACAAACTCAAGGCCCGCGGTATTGACATCCCAGCAGAGCAGTTGGCCGACTTAAGCCGCTATCCCATGAACGCCGTGGTGGGGCTGGGCTATTGTACCGCCAGTTTTGTATCCCCCCAAGGTCTGGCGGTGACAAATCATCACTGCGCCTTCAGAGCCATTCAATATAACAGCAGCAAAGAGAAAAACTATCTTGCCGATGGCTTCCTGGCGACCAGCATGGACAAAGAGCCTTCTGCCGGTCCCAATGAGCGCCTGTACGTCACCGAAGCCGTGACAGATGTGAGCGCGCAAATCCGTGACGCCCTGCCCGAAGAGCCACTGGCCCGTGTTGAAGCCATTGAAAACCGCCAAAAAGCGCTGATTAAAGAGTGCGAGAGCGACGACAACTATCGCTGCTCAGTCAGAAGCTTCCACAACGGCCTGGAATACTATCTCATCAAACAGTTGATGATCCGCGATGTACGCCTTGTGTACGCACCTCCTGAAAGTGTTGGCGGCTACGGCGGCGATATAGACAATTACGAATACCCACGCCACAGCGGCGACTTTACCTTCCTGCGCGCCTATGTGGGTAAAGATGGTAAACCGGCACCTTATGCTGAAGACAACGTGCCATATCAGCCAAAAAGCTTCCTAAAGATCAACGCCAGCGGCGTGAAAGCCGGTGACGGTGTATTTGCAGCAGGCTATCCAGGCTCAACCAGCCGCTACCGTTTGACCACCGAACTTGAGTTTGCCAGCGACTGGCTCTATCCCACCCAGGCCAAACGCTTCCAGGCCCGCATCGATACCATCGAAGCCATGGGCGCTGCCGATGCTGAACTGGCCATCAAGTACGCCGGTACCGTGGCTGGCATGGCCAACCGCATGAAGAAGCTGAACGGCCTGCTCGATGGTTTTAAGGCCACCGACATTGCCGCTATCAAGCAGCAACGTGAAGATGCCTTTATGACCTGGTATGCCAGCCATGGCGATACCAAACAGATGGATGAACTCAAGGCGCTGATTAAAGAGGGCCAAACTCAGTACCAGACCACCTACTACTTCAACAATGCCCAATCGAGCGACCTGCTCGCTGCAGCAAACAGCCTGTATCGTCTGGCCAAAGAAAAACAAAAAGCCGATGCTGACCGTGAGCAGGGCTATCAGGAACGGGACATGAAGATGTTCGCCGATCGCCTGAAGCGTATCGATTCCAGTTTTGATGTGAAAGTCGACAAGGTGCTGTGGCAGGCGGATATCGAAGAGTATCTCGGCCAAGACCAACGCGTCGATGTGCTGGACAGGATGCTGACAGTTAAAGAAGGCCAGGATCTGTCATCCACCCTGGATGGACTCTATGCTGCCACCGGCCTTACCGACCAGGCCACACGTCTTGGTTGGATGGACAAAACCCCGGCAGACTTTGAAGCAAGTAACGATCCCTTTATCAAACTTGCAGTGGCCCTGTACGACACCCGTATGGCCCAGGAAAAAGCGGAAAAGACCCTGGACGGCAAGCTCAGCATTGCCCGCCCGGCGATGATGCAGGCCGTGATTGCCTATAACAAGGATAAAGGCTGGCCGGTATATCCCGATGCCAACGGCACCCTGCGTATTACCTATGGTATGGTGGATGGCTATCAATCACGTGATGCACTCTACAAGCAGCCTTTCACACGTCTGGAAGGCATTGTCGCCAAACACACTGGCGTAGAGCCGTTCAACGCCCCGCAAAAGGTGCTGGATGCCATCAAGCGTGGTGACATGGGCAAGCATAAGGTGGATGACCTCTACCCTGACGCCCGCAGCTTTATGTGTAAGCTGTTCTCTTGTCAGGATAAACCGGAAGCCTTCAATTCGGTGCCGGTAAACTTCCTCTCCAGCGTAGATACCACGGGCGGCAACTCAGGCTCTCCGGTATTCAATGGCCGTGGCGAATTGGTTGGACTTAACTTTGACTCCACCTATGAAGCCATCACCAAAGACTGGTTCTTCAACCCGGAAATCACCCGTGCAGTACACGTGGATATCCGCTATATCCTGTGGATGATGGATAAGGTAGATAACGCGCAGAATTTGTTACAGGAACTAACCTTGGTAACCAATTGA
- a CDS encoding chemotaxis protein CheX: MNVEFINPFLQSLLNVVSTMASMQLTPGKPRLKTDNLAKGDVSGLIGMVGPQTKGSMSITFEQSLALQIMQNMLGENPGTINDEVTDMVGEITNMVTGGAKNLLSEKGYDFEMATPVVVAGTGHRISHKADGTKIIMPFTSPYGTAYIEICFEN; the protein is encoded by the coding sequence ATGAATGTCGAATTTATCAATCCGTTTTTACAATCTCTGCTCAATGTGGTGTCGACCATGGCGTCGATGCAACTCACACCGGGGAAGCCCCGGCTGAAAACCGATAATCTTGCCAAGGGGGATGTCTCAGGGCTGATAGGCATGGTGGGTCCACAAACCAAGGGCTCAATGTCTATCACTTTCGAGCAAAGTCTGGCGCTGCAGATCATGCAAAATATGCTGGGCGAAAACCCGGGGACCATCAACGATGAAGTCACAGATATGGTGGGTGAAATCACCAACATGGTGACAGGGGGAGCCAAAAATCTGCTGAGTGAAAAAGGGTATGATTTTGAGATGGCGACCCCTGTGGTTGTGGCAGGAACGGGTCACAGAATTTCCCACAAAGCCGATGGCACCAAAATCATCATGCCATTCACCAGCCCCTATGGCACTGCGTACATTGAGATTTGTTTTGAAAATTAA